One segment of Ipomoea triloba cultivar NCNSP0323 chromosome 12, ASM357664v1 DNA contains the following:
- the LOC115999148 gene encoding RNA polymerase II C-terminal domain phosphatase-like 2 isoform X1, with the protein MSLLGFKSVVYHGDACLGELDTIKVKDQNFQFPNNEIRIHHISPNSERCHPLAVLQTISAPVRCKLEPNSDSTYTAADQSPLINLHASCFYELKTAVVLIGDDEVHLVAMPSKQKKFPCFWCFSVPSGVYGACLGMLNMRCLSIVFDLDETLIVANTMKSFEDRIEALRIRIGREMDPVRASGMAAEMKRYAEDRAFLKQYSEGDCVMDGGKTYNVQHEEVLQLSDGHERVLRPVIRLEEKNIVLTRINPENRDTSVLVRLRPAWDDLRNYLTAKGRKRFEVYVCTMAERDYALEMWRLLDPGAHLISLKQLLDRVVCVKSGARKSLHNVFQGGNCHPKLAMVIDDRLKVWEDKDQPRVHVVPPFSPYYAPQAEIANAVPILCVARNVACDVRARFFREFDEELLRQISEVFYEDDVAKLPCAPDVSNYLISEDTSFVSNGNSNAPILEGMHGPEVAQRLNQQDVKNNINHVTPSVPSNPELKSENSQSLLGSPPNTFTTSSVRGVLPSEKPSLLGAPHGRDNSFSEADPDGRRRLPILNHSQDVRFWGSAEPPLLSRLPQKIPGLPFQLQGPLSVDCETNSGHYGNRAPGIIQDSDAFRPDKQRSRQTLPSHLSALKSEEANSKLEMREQNLPNQLTKSGISANQTSAIKREPQPEAGKTNYSPSLAIGVLQEIGRRCSSKVEFRPVVSTSDELQFSVEVFFTGERIGVGMGRTRKDAQQQAAENALHNLAQKYVSYVESQNGAVDKDFDKISPGNENGFLWDPLSPGDEKPVEGTLSKDNASEVGVCDEAAHD; encoded by the exons ATGAGTCTTTTAGGGTTCAAATCGGTGGTTTACCATGGAGATGCGTGTTTGGGGGAACTGGACACTATAAAGGTGAAGGATCAGAATTTCCAGTTCCCAAACAATGAGATACGCATCCACCACATCTCTCCCAACAGTGAAAGATGCCACCCTTTAGCTGTTCTGCAAACAATTTCCGCCCCTGTTCGCTGCAAGCTCGAACCAAACTCCGACTCAACCTACACTGCTGCTGATCAGTCTCCGTTGATCAATCTCCATGCCTCGTGCTTCTACGAACTCAAG ACAGCGGTGGTGTTAATAGGGGATGACGAAGTGCACTTAGTGGCAATGCCAAGTAAGCAGAAGAAATTCCCCTGTTTTTGGTGCTTCTCGGTGCCATCTGGTGTATATGGTGCATGTTTGGGAATGCTGAATATGAGGTGTTTGTCTATTGTGTTTGATCTTGATGAGACCTTGATTGTTGCAAATACAATGAAGTCTTTTGAGGATAGAATTGAGGCTTTGCGGATTAGGATTGGTAGAGAGATGGATCCAGTAAGAGCGTCAGGAATGGCAGCAGAGATGAAGAGGTATGCTGAGGATAGAGCATTCTTGAAACAGTACTCAGAAGGTGATTGTGTAATGGATGGTGGGAAAACATATAATGTTCAGCACGAGGAGGTGCTCCAGTTATCTGATGGGCATGAACGTGTTCTTCGCCCAGTCATAAGATTGGAGGAAAAGAATATTGTTCTTACTCGAATCAATCCAGAG AACCGTGATACTAGTGTGCTAGTCAGACTACGACCTGCTTGGGATGATTTAAGAAATTATTTGACGGCTAAAGGCCGCAAAAGGTTTGAAGTGTATGTTTGTACCATGGCAGAGAGAGATTATGCATTGGAGATGTGGAGGCTACTTGACCCTGGTGCGCACCTCATCAGTTTAAAGCAACTATTGGACCGTGTTGTATGTGTCAAATCAG GTGCCAGAAAGTCCTTGCATAATGTCTTCCAAGGTGGCAATTGCCATCCAAAATTAGCAATGGTAATTGATGATCGCTTAAAAGTGTGGGAAGACAAGGATCAACCCCGTGTTCATGTAGTCCCTCCCTTTAGCCCATATTATGCTCCTCAGGCAGAG ATAGCAAATGCTGTACCAATACTGTGTGTGGCAAGAAATGTTGCATGTGATGTTCGAGCTCGTTTCTTCAG AGAGTTTGATGAGGAATTGTTACGACAAATCTCTGAAGTATTCTATGAAGACGACGTGGCAAAACTGCCCTGTGCTCCTGATGTGAGCAATTACTTGATATCTGAG GACACTAGTTTTGTGTCTAATGGCAATTCTAATGCCCCAATCCTTGAAGGAATGCATGGACCTGAAGTTGCACAGAGATTGAATCAGCAG GATGTGAAGAATAATATCAATCATGTTACACCTTCTGTGCCTAGTAATCCAGAGCTCAAATCTGAAAACTCACAGTCTCTACTAGGATCTCCTCCAAATACATTCACCACATCTTCTGTCAGAGGAGTTCTACCTTCAGAAA AACCTAGTTTGCTTGGAGCTCCACACGGACGGGATAATAGCTTTTCCGAAGCAGATCCTGATGGGAGGAGAAGGTTGCCCATATTGAACCATAGCCAAGATGTCAGGTTTTGGGGTTCAGCAGAGCCTCCTCTTTTATCTAGACTGCCTCAGAAAATACCAGGACTTCCCTTTCAACTGCAGGGCCCCTTGTCTGTGGATTGCGAAACAAACAGTGGACATTATGGTAATCGAGCACCAGGAATTATACAAGATAGTGATGCATTTAGACCTGATAAACAACGAAGTCGTCAGACTTTGCCATCACATTTATCTGCATTGAAGAGTGAAGAG GCAAATTCAAAGCTTGAAATGCGTGAGCAGAATCTTCCCAATCAACTCACTA AGAGTGGCATTTCTGCGAACCAGACATCTGCCATTAAAAGAGAGCCACAACCAGAAGCAGGGAAAACAAACTACTCGCCCTCTTTAGCCATTGGAGTGCTGCAAGAAATTGGAAGGAGATGCAGCTCAAAA GTCGAGTTTAGGCCCGTTGTCAGTACCAGTGATGAACTGCAGTTCTCTGTCGAG GTATTCTTTACTGGTGAGAGAATTGGTGTTGGTATGGGTAGAACGAGGAAGGATGCTCAGCAGCAGGCAGCTGAGAATGCTCTTCATAACTTGGCTC AGAAATACGTCTCATATGTTGAATCTCAGAACGGAGCAGTGGATAAAGACTTTGATAAGATTTCACCAGGAAATGAAAATGGATTTTTATGGGACCCACTCAGTCCTGGAGATGAAAAGCCAGTGGAGGGTACTTTGTCGAAAGATAATGCCTCTGAGGTTGGGGTTTGTGATGAAGCTGCTCATGATTGA
- the LOC115999148 gene encoding RNA polymerase II C-terminal domain phosphatase-like 2 isoform X2: MSLLGFKSVVYHGDACLGELDTIKVKDQNFQFPNNEIRIHHISPNSERCHPLAVLQTISAPVRCKLEPNSDSTYTAADQSPLINLHASCFYELKTAVVLIGDDEVHLVAMPSKQKKFPCFWCFSVPSGVYGACLGMLNMRCLSIVFDLDETLIVANTMKSFEDRIEALRIRIGREMDPVRASGMAAEMKRYAEDRAFLKQYSEGDCVMDGGKTYNVQHEEVLQLSDGHERVLRPVIRLEEKNIVLTRINPENRDTSVLVRLRPAWDDLRNYLTAKGRKRFEVYVCTMAERDYALEMWRLLDPGAHLISLKQLLDRVVCVKSGARKSLHNVFQGGNCHPKLAMVIDDRLKVWEDKDQPRVHVVPPFSPYYAPQAEIANAVPILCVARNVACDVRARFFREFDEELLRQISEVFYEDDVAKLPCAPDVSNYLISEDTSFVSNGNSNAPILEGMHGPEVAQRLNQQDVKNNINHVTPSVPSNPELKSENSQSLLGSPPNTFTTSSVRGVLPSEKPSLLGAPHGRDNSFSEADPDGRRRLPILNHSQDVRFWGSAEPPLLSRLPQKIPGLPFQLQGPLSVDCETNSGHYGNRAPGIIQDSDAFRPDKQRSRQTLPSHLSALKSEEANSKLEMQSGISANQTSAIKREPQPEAGKTNYSPSLAIGVLQEIGRRCSSKVEFRPVVSTSDELQFSVEVFFTGERIGVGMGRTRKDAQQQAAENALHNLAQKYVSYVESQNGAVDKDFDKISPGNENGFLWDPLSPGDEKPVEGTLSKDNASEVGVCDEAAHD, from the exons ATGAGTCTTTTAGGGTTCAAATCGGTGGTTTACCATGGAGATGCGTGTTTGGGGGAACTGGACACTATAAAGGTGAAGGATCAGAATTTCCAGTTCCCAAACAATGAGATACGCATCCACCACATCTCTCCCAACAGTGAAAGATGCCACCCTTTAGCTGTTCTGCAAACAATTTCCGCCCCTGTTCGCTGCAAGCTCGAACCAAACTCCGACTCAACCTACACTGCTGCTGATCAGTCTCCGTTGATCAATCTCCATGCCTCGTGCTTCTACGAACTCAAG ACAGCGGTGGTGTTAATAGGGGATGACGAAGTGCACTTAGTGGCAATGCCAAGTAAGCAGAAGAAATTCCCCTGTTTTTGGTGCTTCTCGGTGCCATCTGGTGTATATGGTGCATGTTTGGGAATGCTGAATATGAGGTGTTTGTCTATTGTGTTTGATCTTGATGAGACCTTGATTGTTGCAAATACAATGAAGTCTTTTGAGGATAGAATTGAGGCTTTGCGGATTAGGATTGGTAGAGAGATGGATCCAGTAAGAGCGTCAGGAATGGCAGCAGAGATGAAGAGGTATGCTGAGGATAGAGCATTCTTGAAACAGTACTCAGAAGGTGATTGTGTAATGGATGGTGGGAAAACATATAATGTTCAGCACGAGGAGGTGCTCCAGTTATCTGATGGGCATGAACGTGTTCTTCGCCCAGTCATAAGATTGGAGGAAAAGAATATTGTTCTTACTCGAATCAATCCAGAG AACCGTGATACTAGTGTGCTAGTCAGACTACGACCTGCTTGGGATGATTTAAGAAATTATTTGACGGCTAAAGGCCGCAAAAGGTTTGAAGTGTATGTTTGTACCATGGCAGAGAGAGATTATGCATTGGAGATGTGGAGGCTACTTGACCCTGGTGCGCACCTCATCAGTTTAAAGCAACTATTGGACCGTGTTGTATGTGTCAAATCAG GTGCCAGAAAGTCCTTGCATAATGTCTTCCAAGGTGGCAATTGCCATCCAAAATTAGCAATGGTAATTGATGATCGCTTAAAAGTGTGGGAAGACAAGGATCAACCCCGTGTTCATGTAGTCCCTCCCTTTAGCCCATATTATGCTCCTCAGGCAGAG ATAGCAAATGCTGTACCAATACTGTGTGTGGCAAGAAATGTTGCATGTGATGTTCGAGCTCGTTTCTTCAG AGAGTTTGATGAGGAATTGTTACGACAAATCTCTGAAGTATTCTATGAAGACGACGTGGCAAAACTGCCCTGTGCTCCTGATGTGAGCAATTACTTGATATCTGAG GACACTAGTTTTGTGTCTAATGGCAATTCTAATGCCCCAATCCTTGAAGGAATGCATGGACCTGAAGTTGCACAGAGATTGAATCAGCAG GATGTGAAGAATAATATCAATCATGTTACACCTTCTGTGCCTAGTAATCCAGAGCTCAAATCTGAAAACTCACAGTCTCTACTAGGATCTCCTCCAAATACATTCACCACATCTTCTGTCAGAGGAGTTCTACCTTCAGAAA AACCTAGTTTGCTTGGAGCTCCACACGGACGGGATAATAGCTTTTCCGAAGCAGATCCTGATGGGAGGAGAAGGTTGCCCATATTGAACCATAGCCAAGATGTCAGGTTTTGGGGTTCAGCAGAGCCTCCTCTTTTATCTAGACTGCCTCAGAAAATACCAGGACTTCCCTTTCAACTGCAGGGCCCCTTGTCTGTGGATTGCGAAACAAACAGTGGACATTATGGTAATCGAGCACCAGGAATTATACAAGATAGTGATGCATTTAGACCTGATAAACAACGAAGTCGTCAGACTTTGCCATCACATTTATCTGCATTGAAGAGTGAAGAG GCAAATTCAAAGCTTGAAATGC AGAGTGGCATTTCTGCGAACCAGACATCTGCCATTAAAAGAGAGCCACAACCAGAAGCAGGGAAAACAAACTACTCGCCCTCTTTAGCCATTGGAGTGCTGCAAGAAATTGGAAGGAGATGCAGCTCAAAA GTCGAGTTTAGGCCCGTTGTCAGTACCAGTGATGAACTGCAGTTCTCTGTCGAG GTATTCTTTACTGGTGAGAGAATTGGTGTTGGTATGGGTAGAACGAGGAAGGATGCTCAGCAGCAGGCAGCTGAGAATGCTCTTCATAACTTGGCTC AGAAATACGTCTCATATGTTGAATCTCAGAACGGAGCAGTGGATAAAGACTTTGATAAGATTTCACCAGGAAATGAAAATGGATTTTTATGGGACCCACTCAGTCCTGGAGATGAAAAGCCAGTGGAGGGTACTTTGTCGAAAGATAATGCCTCTGAGGTTGGGGTTTGTGATGAAGCTGCTCATGATTGA